The following coding sequences are from one Pararge aegeria chromosome 13, ilParAegt1.1, whole genome shotgun sequence window:
- the LOC120628971 gene encoding uncharacterized protein LOC120628971, producing MCCCRKFTYCIGNMLYICERLVSCCAATSVVTCIVTTLLIMLALGIGLGYNYCYVDMETGRYKEDTLFATLKPIDIHATTSKSDLIVIHPTPEGTTQLSVDIAPTMVVSLFGGVDFSVLIQKLKKKRQNCTLHLIV from the exons ATGTGTTGTTGCCGCAAGTTTACTTATTGTATAGGCAACATGCTGTATATATGTGAGAG GTTGGTATCATGTTGCGCTGCGACGTCGGTGGTTACGTGCATAGTCACCACATTGCTTATAATGCTGGCCCTTGGCATCGGACTCGGCTATAACTACTGCTACGTTGATATGGAGACCGGCAGATATAAAGAGG ATACTCTGTTTGCAACATTGAAGCCTATCGACATTCACGCAACGACGAGCAAGTCCGATTTGATTGTGATACATCCAACGCCCGAGGGCACTACACAACTATCGGTGGATATCGCACCAACGATGGTCGTCTCGTTATTCGGTGGGGTCGACTTCTCTGTGCTCATACAAAAGTTGaagaaaaaaagacaaaattgcACGCTGCATTTGATAGTTTAA
- the LOC120628785 gene encoding uncharacterized protein LOC120628785 codes for MTGYTILKTENLPDSLKGKPRWMICMVFTAGLLIMTLSATAAGVFIGYTYCYVEHRTGFRSAGNISQAQDIRTFNVPLGDAAEDNSINRAIVSSRLVQTIMRIGHQILSDNHSCSPGLKSNISIKESIENKFQKLLTVQ; via the exons ATGACAGGGTACACTATTCTAAAAACAGAGAATCTTCCCGATTCTTTGAAGGG CAAACCAAGATGGATGATATGCATGGTGTTCACCGCAGGCCTCCTCATAATGACGTTATCAGCGACTGCAGCTGGTGTCTTCATTGGCTACACGTATTGCTATGTCGAACATCGGACCGGCTTCAGATCTGCAG GTAATATCTCACAGGCGCAAGATATTCGCACATTCAACGTTCCCCTTGGAGACGCCGCAGAAGATAATTCTATAAACAGGGCGATTGTTTCCAGCCGACTAGTCCAAACGATCATGAGAATTGGACACCAGATATTGAGTGATAACCATTCTTGCTCACCAGGACTGAAATCTAACATCTCGATAAAGGAAagcattgaaaataaatttcaaaaactcTTGAcggttcaataa